In Vicugna pacos chromosome 1, VicPac4, whole genome shotgun sequence, a single window of DNA contains:
- the CD80 gene encoding T-lymphocyte activation antigen CD80, translating into MGHTLKWGTPPPKRPSLRLFQLLVLAGLFYFCSGIMQVTKTVKEIAVLSCDYNISTEELTKVRIYWQKDNEMVLAVMSGKVKVWPEYENRTFTDFTSNLCIVILALRLSDKGTYTCVIQKPEQGTYRLEHLTSVKLLVRADFPAPSISDLGNPSPDIRRIICSTSGGFPEPHLSWLENGEELNATYTTLAQDPETELYTISSELDFNVTRNHSFMCLVKYGDLTVSQTFNWQKSAKPAPSANQLLPWAIIIPISASLIIALILGLAWLFCRLAARQRERRRNEESLEMERLSPVCIGRVEGSG; encoded by the exons ATGGGTCACACACTGAAGTGGGGAACTCCACCACCCAAGCGCCCATCCCTCAGGCTTTTTCAGCTCTTGGTGCTGGCTGGTCTCTTTTACTTCTGTTCAG GCATCATGCAGGTGACCAAAACAGTGAAAGAAATAGCAGTGCTATCTTGTGATTACAACATATCCACTGAAGAACTGACAAAAGTTCGCATCTATTGGCAAAAAGATAATGAAATGGTGCTGGCGGTCATGTCTGGAAAAGTGAAAGTGTGGCCTGAGTATGAGAACCGCACCTTCACTGACTTCACCAGTAACCTCTGCATTGTGATCCTGGCTCTGCGCCTGTCAGACAAAGGCACCTATACCTGTGTCATTCAGAAGCCTGAGCAAGGGACTTACAGACTGGAGCACCTCACTTCGGTGAAGTTATTGGTCAGAG CTGACTTCCCTGCCCCTAGTATTAGTGACCTCGGAAATCCATCTCCTGACATCAGAAGGATAATCTGCTCAACCTCTGGAGGGTTTCCAGAGCCTCACCTCTCCTGGTTGGAAAATGGAGAAGAATTAAACGCTACCTACACAACACTTGCCCAAGATCCTGAAACTGAGCTCTACACGATTAGCAGTGAACTGGATTTCAATGTGACAAGGAACCACAGCTTCATGTGTCTTGTCAAGTATGGAGACTTAACAGTGTCACAGACCTTCAACTGGCAGAAAT CAGCCAAACCAGCCCCGTCCGCTAATCAGCTCCTGCCCTGGGCCATTATTATCCCGATCTCAGCATCTCTGATCATTGCACTAATACTAGGACTAGCATGGCTGTTCTGCA GACTTGctgcaagacagagagagagaaggaggaatgaGGAGAGCTTGGAAATGGAAAGGCTCTCTCCAGTCTGCATAGGACGTGTGGAAGGATCGGGCTGA